A region from the Brachyspira hampsonii genome encodes:
- a CDS encoding ankyrin repeat domain-containing protein: protein MKKIFVAVSLFLFSFILYSQNMTNSETLENDILTNSNNEFFDYIEKGDVGKVRELLSKGTNVNSTNSEGWSALHVAVRANNAAIVKLLLSHKRIDMNPVFPANTILMDGENKWYADGQTPLLLASYYGYADIVSMLLSYGADVLAKDIIDDAMAIHIAAARGYPNAVAAILESAAAKNSDIDVVNVGDSTGTTPLMWASMNNQVTVIATLIRYKPDINFQDDDGWTALHFAAASDSYRAVEILLKNNADANIADIEGKKPVDITTDTDIKALLNKYTSEESENNKE, encoded by the coding sequence ATGAAAAAAATATTTGTTGCGGTTAGTTTGTTTTTATTTAGTTTTATATTATATTCGCAAAATATGACGAATTCTGAAACTTTGGAAAATGATATACTTACCAACTCCAACAATGAATTTTTTGATTATATAGAAAAAGGTGATGTTGGTAAAGTCAGAGAATTATTATCAAAAGGAACAAATGTTAATAGTACTAATTCTGAAGGCTGGTCAGCATTGCATGTAGCTGTTAGAGCAAATAATGCGGCTATAGTAAAATTATTATTATCTCATAAAAGAATTGATATGAATCCTGTATTTCCTGCTAATACAATATTAATGGATGGAGAAAATAAATGGTATGCTGATGGTCAGACACCTCTTTTGCTTGCTTCATATTATGGTTATGCTGATATAGTTAGTATGCTTTTAAGCTATGGGGCTGATGTGCTTGCTAAAGATATTATAGATGATGCTATGGCCATTCATATTGCTGCTGCAAGGGGATATCCGAATGCAGTTGCGGCAATATTGGAATCTGCTGCGGCAAAAAATTCGGATATAGATGTGGTTAATGTCGGCGACAGTACAGGTACTACTCCTCTAATGTGGGCTTCTATGAATAATCAAGTAACAGTTATAGCTACATTGATTAGATATAAGCCGGATATTAATTTTCAGGATGATGACGGCTGGACTGCTTTGCATTTTGCAGCCGCTTCTGATAGTTACAGGGCTGTAGAGATTCTTTTGAAAAATAATGCAGATGCCAATATAGCTGACATAGAAGGTAAAAAACCGGTGGATATTACTACTGATACAGATATAAAAGCCCTGCTTAATAAATATACTTCAGAAGAATCTGAAAATAATAAAGAATAA
- a CDS encoding RecB family exonuclease, translating to MEAKKLQRFSEYSMSTYLLCPRKYRYTYIEKPFKKQKRSVNVYFIFGNAIHLACKEFYEQRAEERTLDNLYNIFRNVWKRSGIRAFFNSREEEKELGERGLYMLSNFFNSFGQKVPYRIESYMENRVRDYILFGRIDRIDLSADGTLQIVDYKTTKYYDVGEDNEERERKTIQLKLYACILDGLKCKVTSGSYYHFEDDKLDTIEFTPESINYLREWFDEIVDDIRYDRAFDKKVGRHCEFCDFFKLCQGKEDNIENLVLPSDELFMANIENSENN from the coding sequence ATGGAAGCTAAAAAATTACAAAGATTTAGTGAATACAGCATGTCTACATATTTGCTTTGTCCTAGAAAGTATAGATATACTTATATAGAAAAACCTTTTAAAAAGCAAAAAAGAAGTGTTAATGTTTATTTTATATTTGGTAATGCTATACATTTAGCTTGTAAAGAATTTTATGAGCAGAGGGCTGAAGAAAGAACTTTAGATAATTTATATAATATATTCAGAAATGTATGGAAAAGAAGCGGTATAAGAGCATTTTTCAATAGCAGGGAAGAAGAAAAAGAACTTGGCGAAAGAGGGCTTTATATGCTTTCTAATTTCTTTAATTCATTCGGACAGAAAGTACCTTATAGAATAGAAAGCTATATGGAAAATAGGGTAAGGGATTATATTTTATTTGGAAGAATAGACAGAATCGATTTATCTGCCGATGGAACATTACAGATTGTAGATTATAAAACAACAAAATACTATGATGTCGGTGAAGATAATGAGGAGAGAGAAAGAAAGACAATACAGCTGAAATTATATGCCTGTATATTGGACGGCCTTAAATGTAAGGTTACAAGCGGTTCTTATTATCATTTTGAAGATGACAAATTAGATACTATAGAGTTTACGCCTGAATCCATTAATTATTTAAGAGAATGGTTTGATGAGATAGTTGATGATATAAGATATGATAGGGCATTTGACAAAAAGGTTGGAAGGCATTGCGAGTTTTGCGATTTCTTTAAATTATGTCAGGGAAAAGAAGATAATATTGAAAATTTAGTTCTTCCTTCAGATGAGTTGTTTATGGCTAATATAGAAAATTCAGAAAATAATTGA
- a CDS encoding GNAT family N-acetyltransferase has product MSVHNSKDNIIKKKKDKFRIRYLTLEDLDDFNNLLRYAFQVSNNELINLGYDIDEIKQAKSAVLSKAKVLGWFDGEKLASQIAVYPMKMNIHGVIYKMGGVTGVATYPEYSNLGLMNDLMIKSIENMKKEGQTISVLYPYSIPFYRRKGWEIISDKMSFEIKDTQLPKNITNKGRVERVSSDSEDLIELYNEFSRTRHGSLIRGDLEWEEYWRWEVDDTIVAIYYDEKEEAKGFLVYVIENDVFHIKELVYLNFEARLGLWNYISAHFSMVDKVQGYNYTNEPIAFLLEDSEIKEIIRPYIMARITDVKAFINDYPFLRRPKNKKINLIIKDNMAKWNNGSFLIYWDENKNTICKRLNKEYKRNGKDRYIIRMNIQTLTTMLMSYKSPSYLYKIGRIESGIKGINLLESIIPKEQVYFSDYF; this is encoded by the coding sequence ATGAGCGTTCATAATAGTAAAGATAATATAATAAAGAAAAAGAAAGATAAATTTAGAATAAGATATTTAACATTAGAAGATTTAGATGATTTTAACAATTTATTAAGATATGCATTTCAAGTGAGCAATAATGAGCTTATAAATTTAGGCTATGATATTGATGAAATAAAACAGGCGAAATCTGCTGTATTAAGTAAGGCTAAAGTTTTGGGTTGGTTTGACGGTGAAAAGTTAGCTTCTCAAATTGCTGTTTATCCTATGAAAATGAATATACATGGGGTTATATATAAAATGGGAGGCGTTACCGGAGTTGCCACTTATCCTGAATATTCTAATCTTGGGCTTATGAATGATTTAATGATAAAGAGTATTGAGAATATGAAAAAGGAAGGTCAAACTATATCTGTTTTATATCCTTATTCAATACCATTTTATAGAAGAAAGGGCTGGGAGATTATTTCCGACAAGATGAGTTTTGAGATAAAAGATACTCAGCTTCCAAAAAATATAACGAATAAGGGAAGGGTAGAGAGAGTTTCTTCTGACAGTGAAGATCTAATAGAGCTTTATAATGAATTTTCTCGTACAAGGCATGGTTCTTTAATCAGAGGAGATTTAGAATGGGAAGAGTATTGGAGATGGGAAGTAGATGATACTATAGTTGCAATATATTATGATGAAAAAGAGGAGGCTAAAGGTTTTTTAGTTTATGTTATAGAAAATGATGTGTTTCATATAAAAGAACTTGTTTATCTTAATTTTGAAGCTAGACTTGGACTTTGGAATTATATATCAGCACATTTCTCTATGGTAGATAAAGTTCAAGGTTATAATTATACTAATGAACCTATAGCATTTTTGCTTGAGGACAGCGAAATAAAAGAAATTATAAGACCTTATATAATGGCTAGAATTACTGATGTCAAGGCATTTATTAATGATTATCCTTTTTTAAGAAGGCCTAAAAATAAAAAAATCAATTTAATAATAAAAGATAATATGGCTAAATGGAATAACGGAAGTTTTTTAATTTATTGGGACGAAAATAAAAATACTATTTGTAAGAGACTTAATAAAGAATATAAAAGAAATGGTAAAGACAGATACATTATAAGAATGAATATTCAAACTCTTACAACAATGCTTATGAGTTATAAATCTCCTTCTTATCTGTACAAAATAGGAAGAATAGAATCCGGTATAAAAGGAATAAATTTATTGGAATCTATTATACCTAAAGAACAGGTTTATTTTTCTGATTATTTTTAA
- a CDS encoding Rpn family recombination-promoting nuclease/putative transposase: MRKNLNTAKTFNPLNDYFMRYMFAKEGHEHILKNLINSVRIDSNQEPFEYIEVLNTFNLKENVFDKESIADVKAKTKSGETIIIEIQRIGNHSFIYRSLYYWAKNYFTNLKSKDIYSDLTPVISINILDFNLIKDIDKPHSCYFIKELETNHILTNHLEIHFLELKKFINNSNLYEGLSDWFEFLNSKDKLEDTMEILVKKNPIMKEVYDEYNKFVNSNDLYNGYSNYERDYFNVLMLNEERIKGIEEGMKKGIEQGIEQGEKNKALSIARSLKKSGLDVKFISDNTGLTIEEIDKL, translated from the coding sequence ATGAGAAAAAATTTAAATACTGCAAAAACTTTTAATCCTTTAAATGATTATTTTATGCGTTATATGTTTGCAAAAGAGGGACATGAGCATATATTAAAAAATCTCATTAATTCTGTGAGAATAGACTCTAATCAAGAGCCTTTTGAATATATAGAAGTTTTGAACACTTTTAATTTAAAAGAAAATGTTTTTGATAAAGAATCAATAGCAGATGTTAAGGCTAAAACTAAATCAGGCGAAACTATAATTATAGAAATACAAAGAATAGGCAACCATTCATTTATATACAGAAGTTTATACTATTGGGCTAAAAATTATTTTACAAATTTAAAATCTAAGGATATATATTCTGATTTAACACCTGTAATAAGTATTAATATTTTAGATTTTAATTTGATAAAAGATATAGATAAACCTCATAGCTGTTATTTTATTAAAGAGTTAGAAACCAATCATATATTAACTAATCATTTGGAAATTCATTTTCTTGAATTGAAAAAGTTCATTAATAATAGTAATTTATATGAAGGCTTATCAGATTGGTTTGAGTTTTTAAATTCTAAGGATAAATTGGAGGATACTATGGAAATATTAGTAAAGAAAAATCCTATAATGAAAGAAGTATATGATGAATATAATAAATTTGTTAATAGCAATGATTTATATAATGGCTACAGTAATTATGAAAGAGATTATTTTAATGTTCTAATGCTTAATGAAGAGCGTATAAAGGGTATAGAGGAAGGAATGAAAAAAGGTATAGAACAAGGTATTGAACAGGGAGAAAAAAATAAGGCATTATCTATAGCTAGAAGTCTTAAAAAATCAGGTTTGGATGTAAAATTTATAAGCGATAATACAGGATTAACTATAGAGGAAATAGATAAACTTTAA